The following is a genomic window from Amycolatopsis australiensis.
GGGAGCGGCTCCTTGCGCTTGCGGGTGATCTCGCCGAGCACCTCGCGCACGGCGCTGACCTGCTCCTCCGGCGCCGGGTCGGACCCGTCCACCACGTGCAGCAGCAGGTCCGCGTCCGCGGCCTCCTCCAGCGTCGAGCGGAACGCGTCCACCAGCTGGTGCGGCAGGTGCCGCACGAACCCGACGGTGTCGGTCAGCGTGTAGCCGCGCCCGTCGGCGGTCTGCGCGCGCCGCGTGGTCGGGTCGAGGGTCGCGAACAGCGCGTCCTCCACCAGCACCCCGGCCCCGGTCAGCGCGTTGAGCAGGCTCGACTTGCCGGCGTTGGTGTAGCCGACGATCGCCACGCTGGGCACCTCGTTGGCCAGCCGCCGCCCGCGCTTGGTCTCGCGGATGGTGTCCATGGCCGCGATCTCGCGACGCAGCTTCGCCACGCGCTTGTTGATCCGCCGCCGGTCGGTCTCGAGCTTGGTCTCACCGGGACCGCGCAGGCCGACGCCGCCGTTCGCGCCGCCGGCGCGGCCACCGGCCTGCCGGGACAGCGAGGCGCCCCACCCGCGCAGCCGCGGGATCAGGTACTGCAGCTGGGCCAGCTCGACCTGCGCCTTGCCCTCCTTGGACCGGGCGTGCTGGGCGAAGATGTCGAGGATCAGGGCGGTCCGGTCGATGACCTTGACCTTGACCTTCTCCTCGAGCTGGCGCAGCTGGCCGGGCGAGAGCTCGCCGTCGCAGATCACGGTGTCGGCGCCGGTGGAGGAGACGATGTCCCGCAGCTCCTTGACCTTGCCCGAGCCGATGTAGGTGGCCGGGTCCGGCTTGGTCCGCCGCTGGATGAGGCCTTCGAGGACCTCCGAGCCCGCCGTCTCGGCCAGGCGCGCCAGCTCGGCCAGCGACGCCTCGGACTGCAGGGCCGTGCCCTCGGTCCACACGCCGACGAGCACGACGCGTTCCAGCCGCAGCTGCCGGTATTCGACCTCGGTGACGTCGTCGAGTTCGGTGGACAACCCGGCCACGCGCCGCAGCGACGCTCGGTCTTCGAGCTCCATCTCGCCGGTCGACGGGTCGTACAGGTCGTCGTCGTGGTCTTCGGTGTGTGTCAGTTCTGTCATCGTGCCTCCATGTTCCCACGATTCGCCGCGGGAACCGAACTTTTACGAGCTGGGATAGGTGGCGAGGTAGATCGCGGTGCGCTCCGCACCGGGACGGCGGGGACGCGCGCGGAACTCCTCGAACAGGGCTTCGAGCCGGGCTTCCAGCTCCGCCCGCTCCTCGGGGGCCACCTGGACGACCAGGCGTGTCTGGTGCACGCCCGCGAACCCGGTTTCGGCGATCTCGGCCAGGTACGCCTCGAGCATCGCCTGATCCACGCCCTTGTCACCGCATGAGTCGAGTGTCCACGAAAGCCCCGTCGAAAGATACGGAATTTCCCTGGCGCCCCGTGCCCCGCGGCGCGGCGGCTGCGCGGCGAGGAACCCGGTCTCGACGAGCTTGCGCACGTGGTGCAGCGTCGTCGCCGGGTCGCGGCCCAGCCGTTCGGCCAGCTCCTTGTTCGTCAGCGCCTCCGAGAACGTCAACCGGATGATGCGCAGCCGTATTCCCGAGGCCAGCGCCGCGGCCTCGGCTTCGGTCGCGGCGCGCCGTTTCCCGTCAGGCACGCGCACAGCCTAGACGGAACAGTGATTGACAGTTTCCAATCACTCCCGCCACACTCGGGAACCATGCACCGGGGGTCACTCTTCCGCCACGCCGACTTCCGGCGGCTGTGGGCCGGCGACACGGCAAGCCAGCTCGGCACCAACGTCGGCTACACCGCCATCCCGCTGCTCGCGGCGGTGACGCTGGCCGCGACGCCGTTCGAGATGGGCCTGCTCACCGCGGCCGAGACGACCGCGTTCCTGCTGATCGGGCTGCCCGCCGGGGTGTGGGTCGACCGGCTGCGCCGCCGCCGCGTCATGCTCGCCGCCGACTTCACCCGGTTCGTCCTGCTGACCACCGTGCCGCTCGCCTGGTGGGCCGGGGTGCTGACGCTCGCCCAGCTGCTGGTGGTCGTGCTGTGCACCGGCGTCGCGACGGTCTTCTTCGACGTCGCCTACCAGTCCTACCTGCCGTCGCTGGTCGGCCGGGAGCACCTGCTGGAGGGCAACACGAAGCTGCAGTCGGTCCAGTCGGTCGCGCAGATCGCCGGGCCGAGCGGCGCCGGCGTGCTGGTCCAGCTGGTCAGCGCGGCCAACACCGTGCTGATCACCGGCCTCGGCTACCTCACGTCGGCCCTGTTCCTGCTGCGCATCCGCACCGTCGAGCCGCAGCCGGAGCGCGACGGCCACGCCCGGCTGCTGCCGCAGATCGCCGAAGGACTGCGGTTCGTCTTCTCCGACAAGCCGCTGCGGGCGATCGTGGGCACGACGGCGACGGCGAACTTCTTCAACAGCGCGCTCATGGCCGTGCAGGTGCTGTTCCTGACGCGGACCGCCGGCCTGCCGCCCGCGGCGGTCGGCGTGCTGCTGGCCGCCGGTGGCGCCGGCGGGATCCTCGGCGCGCTCTGCTCGGGCACCCTGACGCGGCGGATCGGCCAGGCCCGGGCGATCTGGCTGGTGCCGCTGTTCACCATGCCCGGCCACCTGCTGGTGCCGCTCGCCGCGCCGGGCTGGCGGCTCGGTCTCGCCGGCTTGGGCCTCGTCGCGGGCGGCTTCGGGATCATCGTCTACAACGTCGCCCAGGTCTCCTACCGGCAGGCGATCTGCCCGGACCGGCTGCTCGGCCGGATGAACGCGAGCGTGCGGTTCGTCGTCTGGGGCACGATGCCGCTCGGCGGGCTGCTGGGCGGCGGGCTCGGCGAATGGCTGGGCCTGCGCGGCGCGGTGTGGGTGGCGGTCGCCGGCGAGGTCGCGGCGGTGCTGTGGGTCCTGTGGTCACCGCTGCGGCGCATGCGCGACCTGCCGACCGAGGCGAAAACCGGTTCCGGAGCCGCCTAGAGTTGCTTCATGAGCAGCCCTTACGAGCGCCCACGAGTCCCGGACAAGGTCGGTGTCGACGGTCTGGAGGCCAAGTGGGTACCCGTGTGGGAGTCCACCGGCCTGCACCGCTTCGACCGGACGAAGACCCGGGACGAGATCTACTCGATCGACACGCCGCCGCCGACGGTCAGCGGCTCGCTGCACATCGGGCACGTCTTCTCCTACACCCACACCGACGTGCTGGCGCGGTTCAAGCGGATGCGCGGGCTGGAGGTGTTCTACCCGATGGGCTGGGACGACAACGGCCTGCCGACCGAGCGCCGGGTGCAGAACCACTTCGGCGTCCGCTGCGACCCGTCCCTGCCGTACGACCCGGAGTTCCGGCCGCCGGAGAAGCCGGGCAAGGACGTCGTCGCGGTGTCGCGGCGCAACTTCGTCGAGCTGTGCGAAGCCCTGACGGTGACCGACGAGCAGGTCTTCGAGCAGCTGTGGCGGCGGCTCGGGCTGTCGGTCGACTGGACGATGACCTACCAGACGATCGGGCACGACGCGCGGCTGATCTCGCAGCGCGCGTTCCTGCGCAACCTCGAGCGCGGCGAGGCGTACCAGGCCGAAGCGCCGACGCTCTGGGACGTCAGCTTCCGGACGGCGGTGGCGCAGGCCGAGCTGGAGGACCGCGAGCGCCGCGGCGCGTTCCACGACCTCGCCTTCACCGGCCCGGACGGCGAGGACGTCGTGATCGCGACGACCCGGCCCGAGCTGCTGCCCGCCTGCGTCGCGCTGGTGGCGCACCCGGACGACGAGCGGTTCCGGCCGCTGTTCGGCAAGTCCGTGCGGACGCCGGTGTTCGGCGTCGAGGTGCCGGTGCTGGCCCACCACCTGGCGGATCCGGAGAAGGGCCGCGGCATCGCGATGGTGTGCACCTTCGGCGACACCACCGACGTCACGTGGTGGCGGGAGCTGCGCCTGGCGACGCGGGTGGTGCTGGGCCGCGACGGCCGGTTCCTGCCGGACGCGCCGTCCGGCGTGCCGGCGCAGCCGTACGCGCCGCTGGCCGGCAAGACCGTCCACACGGGACGCGAGATCATGGTGCGCCTGCTGCGCGAGGCCGGCGCCCTCCGGGGTGAGCCACGGCCGATCACCCATTCGGTGAAGTTCTACGAAAAGGGCGACAAGCCCCTGGAGATCGTCGCCAGCCGGCAGTGGTACCTGCGCAACGGCGGCACCGACCCGGCGTTCCGGGAGAAGATGCTCGCCCGCGGCGAAGAGCTGGACTGGGTGCCGAAGCACATGCAGGTGCGCTATGCGGCGTGGGTGGGGAACCTGGCCGGCGACTGGCTGATCAGCCGCCAGCGGTTCTTCGGCGTGCCGATCCCGCTGTGGTACCGCCTCGACGAGCACGGCGAGCCGGACTACGACGCGCGCCTGCTGCCGGACACGTTGCCGGTCGACCCGAGCAGCGACGTCCCGCCGGGGTTCACCGAGGACCAGCGCGGCGCGCCCGGCGGCTTCGCCGGCGACCCCGACGTGATGGACACGTGGGCGACGTCGTCGCTGACCCCGCAGATCGTCGGCCGCTGGAGCTTGGATGACGACCTCTTCGGGCGAGTCTTCCCGATGGACCTGCGGCCGCAGGCGCACGAGATCATCCGCACCTGGCTGTTCTCGACGGCGGTGCGCGCGGAACTGGAGCACGGCGCGCTGCCGTGGCGGGCGGCCTCGATCGCGGGCTGGGTGCTCGACCCGGATCGCAAGAAGATGTCGAAGTCCATCGGCAACGTGATCACCCCGGTGGACCTGCTGGAGCGGTTCGGCTCGGACGCGGTGCGCTACTGGGCGGCGAGCGCGCGCCCGGGCGTCGACACGGCGGTGGACGAAGGCCAGATGAAGGTCGGCCGCAGGCTGGCGACGAAGCTGCTCAACGCGAGCCGGTTCGTGCTCGGCCTCGGCGTGCCGGCACCTGCCGCGGCCGTGACCGAGCCGCTGGACCGGGCGCTGCTGGCTTCGCTTTCGGCTGTCGTTTCGTCGGCGACGGCGGCCTTGGAGGCGTTGGACTACGCGCGGGCGCTGCAGGTGACGGAGACGTTCTTCTGGACGTTCTGCGACGACTACGTCGAGCTGGTGAAGGGCCGCGCCTACGGCGACCGGGGCCCGGACGCGGCATCTTCGGCGCAGGCGGCGCTGGTCACGACGTTGTCGGCGCTGCTGCGGCTGTTCGCGCCGTTCCTCCCGTTCGCGACGGAGGAAGTCTGGTCGTGGTGGCAGGAGGGATCGGTGCACCGCGCGCCGTGGCCGTCGGTCGCCGCCGAGGGTGACCCGCGGCCGCTTTCACTGGCGAGCGAGGTGATAGCGGCGGTCCGCCGGGCGAAGACGGACGCGCGGGTGTCGATGCGCACGGCAGTGGAGACCCTGACGGTGACCGCCCCGGCGGACGTGCTGGCCCGCTTCACGCGGATCGAGCCGGACATCCGGATCGCGGGCGCGATCGCCTCCGTGGAAACCCGCGAAGGCGAGTTCGCGGTCGAAGCGAAGATGTGACGCAGGTGGGCCGCGGTCAGGAACCGGCGGCGGCCCACCAGCCTTCGTCGATCTCCCCGCGCGCCACGATCTCCGCCGGGCCCGACAGGGTCGACGCGCCGCGGGACACCGTCACCGCCACCCGGCCGCCCGGGACGTCCACTGTGGACGCGCCGGTGTCCGTGCCCGCCAGGTGGAACGCCGCCGCCACCGCCGCGACCGTGCCCGTGCCGCACGCCCGCGTCTCCCCCACCCCGCGCTCGTGCACGCGCATCCGCAGCGCGCCCTCGCCGAGCCGGTTGACGAACTCCAGGTTCACC
Proteins encoded in this region:
- a CDS encoding MFS transporter, with protein sequence MHRGSLFRHADFRRLWAGDTASQLGTNVGYTAIPLLAAVTLAATPFEMGLLTAAETTAFLLIGLPAGVWVDRLRRRRVMLAADFTRFVLLTTVPLAWWAGVLTLAQLLVVVLCTGVATVFFDVAYQSYLPSLVGREHLLEGNTKLQSVQSVAQIAGPSGAGVLVQLVSAANTVLITGLGYLTSALFLLRIRTVEPQPERDGHARLLPQIAEGLRFVFSDKPLRAIVGTTATANFFNSALMAVQVLFLTRTAGLPPAAVGVLLAAGGAGGILGALCSGTLTRRIGQARAIWLVPLFTMPGHLLVPLAAPGWRLGLAGLGLVAGGFGIIVYNVAQVSYRQAICPDRLLGRMNASVRFVVWGTMPLGGLLGGGLGEWLGLRGAVWVAVAGEVAAVLWVLWSPLRRMRDLPTEAKTGSGAA
- a CDS encoding ArsR/SmtB family transcription factor; the encoded protein is MPDGKRRAATEAEAAALASGIRLRIIRLTFSEALTNKELAERLGRDPATTLHHVRKLVETGFLAAQPPRRGARGAREIPYLSTGLSWTLDSCGDKGVDQAMLEAYLAEIAETGFAGVHQTRLVVQVAPEERAELEARLEALFEEFRARPRRPGAERTAIYLATYPSS
- the valS gene encoding valine--tRNA ligase, with translation MSSPYERPRVPDKVGVDGLEAKWVPVWESTGLHRFDRTKTRDEIYSIDTPPPTVSGSLHIGHVFSYTHTDVLARFKRMRGLEVFYPMGWDDNGLPTERRVQNHFGVRCDPSLPYDPEFRPPEKPGKDVVAVSRRNFVELCEALTVTDEQVFEQLWRRLGLSVDWTMTYQTIGHDARLISQRAFLRNLERGEAYQAEAPTLWDVSFRTAVAQAELEDRERRGAFHDLAFTGPDGEDVVIATTRPELLPACVALVAHPDDERFRPLFGKSVRTPVFGVEVPVLAHHLADPEKGRGIAMVCTFGDTTDVTWWRELRLATRVVLGRDGRFLPDAPSGVPAQPYAPLAGKTVHTGREIMVRLLREAGALRGEPRPITHSVKFYEKGDKPLEIVASRQWYLRNGGTDPAFREKMLARGEELDWVPKHMQVRYAAWVGNLAGDWLISRQRFFGVPIPLWYRLDEHGEPDYDARLLPDTLPVDPSSDVPPGFTEDQRGAPGGFAGDPDVMDTWATSSLTPQIVGRWSLDDDLFGRVFPMDLRPQAHEIIRTWLFSTAVRAELEHGALPWRAASIAGWVLDPDRKKMSKSIGNVITPVDLLERFGSDAVRYWAASARPGVDTAVDEGQMKVGRRLATKLLNASRFVLGLGVPAPAAAVTEPLDRALLASLSAVVSSATAALEALDYARALQVTETFFWTFCDDYVELVKGRAYGDRGPDAASSAQAALVTTLSALLRLFAPFLPFATEEVWSWWQEGSVHRAPWPSVAAEGDPRPLSLASEVIAAVRRAKTDARVSMRTAVETLTVTAPADVLARFTRIEPDIRIAGAIASVETREGEFAVEAKM
- the hflX gene encoding GTPase HflX; the encoded protein is MTELTHTEDHDDDLYDPSTGEMELEDRASLRRVAGLSTELDDVTEVEYRQLRLERVVLVGVWTEGTALQSEASLAELARLAETAGSEVLEGLIQRRTKPDPATYIGSGKVKELRDIVSSTGADTVICDGELSPGQLRQLEEKVKVKVIDRTALILDIFAQHARSKEGKAQVELAQLQYLIPRLRGWGASLSRQAGGRAGGANGGVGLRGPGETKLETDRRRINKRVAKLRREIAAMDTIRETKRGRRLANEVPSVAIVGYTNAGKSSLLNALTGAGVLVEDALFATLDPTTRRAQTADGRGYTLTDTVGFVRHLPHQLVDAFRSTLEEAADADLLLHVVDGSDPAPEEQVSAVREVLGEITRKRKEPLPPELLVINKIDASDEVSLARLRHALPGSVQVSARSGAGIAELVEVIADRLPRPEVTVDVLVPYSRGELVARAHADGEVLEEEHVEDGTRLLVRVRPDLAAALREYETNSTRA